A region of Thermodesulfobacteriota bacterium DNA encodes the following proteins:
- the moaD gene encoding molybdopterin converting factor subunit 1 — MRLFAYLREAFGIDEEEIEVEDGTTVSALWDQFKDKIPQNRNFRVLFAINGEYVEKDTELKEGDEIVFIPPVSGG, encoded by the coding sequence TCTTAGAGAGGCCTTCGGTATCGACGAAGAAGAAATCGAAGTTGAGGATGGAACAACTGTCAGTGCACTTTGGGACCAATTCAAGGATAAGATTCCACAAAACCGTAACTTCCGCGTGCTCTTTGCCATAAACGGAGAATATGTAGAGAAGGACACCGAATTAAAGGAAGGCGATGAAATAGTCTTCATTCCCCCTGTAAGCGGTGGATAA